In Zingiber officinale cultivar Zhangliang chromosome 1A, Zo_v1.1, whole genome shotgun sequence, a genomic segment contains:
- the LOC122008939 gene encoding basic transcription factor 3-like has protein sequence MNREKLIKMAGVVRTGGKGSMRRKKKAVHKSPTTHDKKLQSSLRRIGVNTIPAIEEVNIFKDDVVIQFLNPKVQASIPANTWVVSGSPQTKKLEYLLPTVINQLGPDNLENLGRLAEHFQKQAPDAAGAAAKGEDDDDVPELVHGETFERAAEEKQDS, from the exons ATGAATCGTGAGAAGCTTATCAAGATGGCTGGTGTTGTCCGCACCGGTGGGAAAGGCAGTATGCGCAG GAAGAAGAAGGCAGTTCATAAGAGCCCTACTACACATGACAAAAAACTTCAGAGCTCACTGAGAAGAATTGGGGTAAATACTATACCTGCCATAGAAGAAGTCAACATCTTTAAAGATGATGTTGTCATCCAGTTTCTGAATCCCAAAG tgCAAGCTTCTATTCCAGCCAATACATGGGTGGTTAGCGGTTCTCCTCAGACTAAAA AACTTGAGTACTTGCTTCCTACAGTCATCAACCAGTT AGGCCCTGATAATTTAGAGAACTTGGGGAGGCTTGCAGAGCACTTCCAGAAGCAAGCACCTGATGCTGCTGGTGCTGCTGCTaaaggtgaagatgatgatgatgtccCAGAACTTGTGCATGGAGAGACTTTTGAACGGGCTGCAGAGGAGAAACAAGATTCATAG
- the LOC122001474 gene encoding zinc finger MYM-type protein 1-like yields MTNWRKAMEVFNTHVGGVASAHNDARTQLEAFQNQRQSVSHLLQARGRGMEVAYRPRLTTTLDVTRFLLKQGLPFRGHDESLSSSNKGNFLELIEWYTQRNDEVAKTMNENAPGNNQMESPTVQKDLTRSCAAEVTNVILNDIEDNIFSLMIDECRDISVKEQIRVVLRYVNKHGCVIERFLAIVHVSDTSAISLKKTIDELFAKYKLSLSRLRGQGYDGALNMRGEYNGLKALILKDNSSARYVHCFAHQLQLVVVAVAKSNRIVSDFFQYVTMIVNITGASCKRKDKFKQLEHDRLVECLEKGDIVLDMIVQEMNNRFSKSGTEVLTCIACLDPKDSFSQFDIGKLLHLAELYPEDFSLTDRVILEDQLETYIQNVRALVLPVATVSVERVFSTMKIIKTDLHNRMGDEWMNDSLESGFAAGFKGL; encoded by the exons ATGACTAATTGGAGAAAAGCAATGGAAGTATTTAATACGCATGTTGGTGGTGTAGCTAGTGCTCACAATGATGCAAGAACACAACTTGAGGCTTTTCAAAATCAACGACAAAGTGTGTCACATTTGCTACAAGCACGGGGGCGTGGAATGGAGGTTGCATATCGCCCTCGATTAACGACAACTTTAGATGTTACACGCTTTCTTTTGAAACAAGGTTTGCCTTTCCGTGGACATGACGAGTCATTGAGTTCCTCAAACAAAGGTAACTTTCTTGAATTGATTGAGTGGTATACCCAAAGAAATGATGAGGTTGCCAAGACCATGAATGAAAATGCCCCTGGAAACAATCAAATGGAGTCTCCAACAGttcaaaaggatttaacacgGTCTTGTGCTGCTGAAGTCACAAATGTCATTCTTAATGATATAGAAGACAATATATTTTCTCTTATGATTGATGAGTGTCGAGATATTTCAGTCAAAGAACAAATTAGAGTTGTTTTAAGATACGTGAACAAACATGGATGTGTTATTGAAAGATTTCTTGCTATTGTACATGTGTCTGACACTTCTGCTATTTCTTTGAAGAAGACTATTGATGAATTGTTTGCAAAATATAAGTTGTCATTATCAAGATTGAGAGGTCAAGGATACGATGGAGCTTTAAATATGCGAGGTGAGTATAATGGATTGAAGGCTCTTATATTGAAGGACAATTCATCTGCAAGGTATGTCCATTGTTTTGCTCACCAACTTCAACTAGTTGTTGTTGCAGTTGCTAAAAGCAATCGAATTGTGAGTGATTTCTTCCAATATGTTACTATGATTGTGAATATTACTGGTGCTTCATGcaaaagaaaagataagtttAAACAACTTGAACATGATAGACTTGTAGAATGTCTTGAGAAAGGAGATATT GTTCTTGATATGATAGTTCAAGAGATGAATAATCGGTTTTCAAAATCAGGTACGGAGGTACTTACTTGCATTGCTTGCTTAGATCCAAAGGACTCTTTTTCTCAATTTGATATTGGTAAGCTACTTCACCTTGCTGAACTTTATCCGGAGGACTTTTCATTGACTGATCGTGTAATACTTGAGGACCAACTTGAGACTTACATTCAAAATGTACGAG CATTAGTTTTACCAGTTGCAACTGTTTCTGTTGAAAGAGTTTTTTCTACGATGAAAATTATCAAGACTGATTTGCATAATAGAATGGGGGATGAGTGGATGAATGACAGTTTG GAATCAGGATTTGCAGCTGGGTTCAAGGGCCTTTGA